A stretch of the Papaver somniferum cultivar HN1 chromosome 6, ASM357369v1, whole genome shotgun sequence genome encodes the following:
- the LOC113291409 gene encoding uncharacterized protein LOC113291409 gives MNLLEKFIKLKPPVFEGSTDPLVVDKWKEDIDKIFMAMRCTQVQRQQLVVFQLYGEARKWWNNASIGLNLDTLTYIQFCERLDTRYFPATVRDKKIIEFAEVAQNRGELVDDYPDRYIRLSRFAMFMIPDEEKSSRKFERGLGDHIRSKVVSYCFPNIPASC, from the coding sequence ATGAATTTATTGGAGAAATTTATTAAGTTGAAACCACCGGTGTTTGAAGGTTCAACTGACCCCCTCGTAGTTGACAAGTGGAAGGAAGATATAGATAAGATTTTTATGGCTATGAGGTGTACACAAGTGCAGAGGCAACAACTAGTTGTTTTTCAATTATATGGTGAAGCAAGGAAGTGGTGGAACAATGCATCAATAGGCTTGAATCTAGATACTCTGACATACATTCAATTTTGTGAACGTCTCGATACGAGGTATTTTCCAGCGACTGTCAGAGATAAGAAGATTATTGAGTTTGCTGAAGTGGCACAGAATAGAGGTGAATTAGTGGATGATTACCCTGATAGGTACATTAGGTTATCTCGTTTTGCAATGTTTATGATACCCGATGAAGAAAAATCTTCTAGGAAATTCGAACGGGGTCTTGGCGACCATATTCGTAGCAAAGTTGTTAGTTATTGTTTTCCAAACATTCCAGCAAGCTGTTGA